A window of the Hippoglossus stenolepis isolate QCI-W04-F060 chromosome 8, HSTE1.2, whole genome shotgun sequence genome harbors these coding sequences:
- the si:dkey-250k15.4 gene encoding uncharacterized protein si:dkey-250k15.4 isoform X1 — protein MVIDFTRRVNKIQANMSHTCVRDSSTKENKPSDTTYKRCCSVNRFPADCKCLIPCKTDGQPKIKRLKTRKERSQMKGAGKEASKTKSYHQHCHCQTSKGREHFHNFCHGICNSRRDAPFSKVITATQEPSIITESRLIGHHGLFNHEVKSIDIQRLLSQQGRLETGGQEAQEENHPSLTPHIPSPFSSKDLLEAGTDEVLPFERKEDGAAKTRVVCQEKEKPICHESDITPGQRPQQQLDLSSESYKSIFSSKHSSPEVIISEEVTSVIHEKEREFQLTPTVDRDIVKRSYKKVKKQVISTPRNQEPPAQQTHARHLSPSQLQLSSSPTTNSFLTQHRRRDPGCISKCVSAVGARLCDCLQFPRLRSRNLLAESREVLLKALQERHGARLQENLLYQQRRRHFDTDPNRVQDHDQEPTMTDTHELSSTDASAFQGAAVGEPCSDTTALREMRSKHFNLKSSLKPQQSRKWNADSLKSPVDASARLSDDILRLSSRPQFRMNVERDYLFTSSPTSCWGDKASASQQWDVGLNRAKCNESVIFDSFDNSISDHTRALREKSCGPQYNDTKPLFPYQTQLRDRHSAGPMHFPQEQHPFQPDRFSFTPSFSSQIHHPNLSSIFQPFNQSSPALTCPPISSYHTDMIHYPPSHVLERGPAPRLSSLPSPELWSFPPMKLY, from the exons attcAAGCAAACATGAGCCACACGTGTGTCAGGGATTCATCAACCAAAGAAAATAAGCCATCAGACACAACATATAAAAGGTGTTGCTCAGTGAACAGATTCCCTGCAGACTGCAAATGTTTAATCCCTTGCAAGACCGATGGGCAGCCGAAAATAAAACGACTGAAAACTCGCAAGGAGAGGAGCCAGATGAAAGGTGCGGGGAAAGAGGCCTCAAAGACGAAATCATATCACCAGCACTGCCATTGCCAAACCAGTAAAGGCAGGGAACATTTCCATAACTTTTGTCATGGAATCTGTAATTCAAGAAGAGATGCACCATTTTCAAAGGTCATTACCGCCACACAGGAGCCCAGCATCATCACAGAGAGCCGCCTGATAGGACACCATGGCCTGTTCAACCACGAGGTGAAGTCTATTGACATTCAACGCTTGTTAAGTCAACAGGGGAGGTTGGAGACCGGTGGACAGGAAGCACAAGAAGAGAACCATCCATCTTTGACACCTCACattccctctcctttctccagtAAAGATTTGTTAGAAGCCGGCACTGATGAGGTTTTGCCATTTGAGAGGAAAGAAGACGGTGCTGCAAAGACACGTGTTGTTTGCCAGGAAAAAGAGAAGCCAATCTGTCATGAATCAGATATTACACCTGGGCAGAGACCACAGCAACAACTTGATCTTTCATCTGAAAGCTACAAAAGCATCTTCTCATCCAAGCACAGCTCCCCTGAAGTTATTATAAGTGAGGAGGTCACCTCCGTCATACACGAGAAGGAGCGAGAGTTTCAGCTGACTCCCACAGTTGACAGAGACATTGTGAAGAGGTCGTATAAGAAGGTAAAGAAGCAAGTGATTTCTACTCCAAGGAACCAGGAGCCTCCTGCTCAACAGACACACGCTCGTCACCTCAGCCCAAGTCAACTTCAGCTCTCCAGCTCACCTACAACCAACAGCTTCCTCACACAGCACAGAAGACGAGATCCTGGCTGTATATCGAAGTGTGTCTCCGCAGTGGGAGCACGTTTGTGTGACTGTCTGCAGTTCCCACGTCTGAGGAGCAGAAACCTGCTCGCAGAGAGCAGGGAGGTGCTGCTGAAGGCGCTTCAGGAGAGGCATGGAGCCCGGCTTCAGGAGAACCTTCTCTATCAGCAGCGACGCCGTCACTTTGACACTGATCCCAACAGAGTGCAGGATCATGACCAGGAGCCGACCATGACAGATACACATGAGCTCTCGTCTACAG ATGCATCAGCATTTCAAGGCGCCGCGGTTGGTGAGCCATGTTCTGACACCACAGCTTTGAGAGAAATGAGAAGCAAGCATTTTAACCTGAAGTCCAGTCTGAAGCCACAGCAGAGCCGGAAATGG AATGCTGACTCATTGAAGAGCCCTGTGGATGCTTCCGCCAGGCTCTCGGATGATATCCTCAGACTGAGTTCCCGTCCTCAGTTCCGCATGAACGTTGAACGTGATTATTTGTTCACATCCTCTCCCACCTCATGCTGGGGAGACAAAGCCTCAGCATCTCAGCAATGGGATGTCGGTCTCAACAGGGCTAAATGCAACGAGTCCGTCATTTTTGATTCCTTTGATAACAGCATTAGTGACCACACCAGAGCATTAAGAGAGAAGAGCTGTGGGCCTCAGTATAACGACACTAAACCCCTCTTTCCTTATCAAACACAGCTGAGAGATAGACACTCAGCAGGGCCAATGCACTTTCCCCAAGAGCAACACCCGTTTCAACctgacagattttctttcactccttccttctcctcccaaATTCACCATCCTAATCTGAGCAGCATTTTCCAGCCTTTTAACCAATCCAGTCCCGCTTTAACTTGCCCTCCCATCAGCTCCTACCACACAGACATGATCCACTACCCCCCGTCTCACGTGCTAGAAAGAGGCCCAGCACCTCGTCTTTCCTCTCTACCGAGCCCTGAGCTCTGGTCCTTCCCACCTATGAAACTGTACTGA
- the si:dkey-250k15.4 gene encoding uncharacterized protein si:dkey-250k15.4 isoform X2, with product MSHTCVRDSSTKENKPSDTTYKRCCSVNRFPADCKCLIPCKTDGQPKIKRLKTRKERSQMKGAGKEASKTKSYHQHCHCQTSKGREHFHNFCHGICNSRRDAPFSKVITATQEPSIITESRLIGHHGLFNHEVKSIDIQRLLSQQGRLETGGQEAQEENHPSLTPHIPSPFSSKDLLEAGTDEVLPFERKEDGAAKTRVVCQEKEKPICHESDITPGQRPQQQLDLSSESYKSIFSSKHSSPEVIISEEVTSVIHEKEREFQLTPTVDRDIVKRSYKKVKKQVISTPRNQEPPAQQTHARHLSPSQLQLSSSPTTNSFLTQHRRRDPGCISKCVSAVGARLCDCLQFPRLRSRNLLAESREVLLKALQERHGARLQENLLYQQRRRHFDTDPNRVQDHDQEPTMTDTHELSSTDASAFQGAAVGEPCSDTTALREMRSKHFNLKSSLKPQQSRKWNADSLKSPVDASARLSDDILRLSSRPQFRMNVERDYLFTSSPTSCWGDKASASQQWDVGLNRAKCNESVIFDSFDNSISDHTRALREKSCGPQYNDTKPLFPYQTQLRDRHSAGPMHFPQEQHPFQPDRFSFTPSFSSQIHHPNLSSIFQPFNQSSPALTCPPISSYHTDMIHYPPSHVLERGPAPRLSSLPSPELWSFPPMKLY from the exons ATGAGCCACACGTGTGTCAGGGATTCATCAACCAAAGAAAATAAGCCATCAGACACAACATATAAAAGGTGTTGCTCAGTGAACAGATTCCCTGCAGACTGCAAATGTTTAATCCCTTGCAAGACCGATGGGCAGCCGAAAATAAAACGACTGAAAACTCGCAAGGAGAGGAGCCAGATGAAAGGTGCGGGGAAAGAGGCCTCAAAGACGAAATCATATCACCAGCACTGCCATTGCCAAACCAGTAAAGGCAGGGAACATTTCCATAACTTTTGTCATGGAATCTGTAATTCAAGAAGAGATGCACCATTTTCAAAGGTCATTACCGCCACACAGGAGCCCAGCATCATCACAGAGAGCCGCCTGATAGGACACCATGGCCTGTTCAACCACGAGGTGAAGTCTATTGACATTCAACGCTTGTTAAGTCAACAGGGGAGGTTGGAGACCGGTGGACAGGAAGCACAAGAAGAGAACCATCCATCTTTGACACCTCACattccctctcctttctccagtAAAGATTTGTTAGAAGCCGGCACTGATGAGGTTTTGCCATTTGAGAGGAAAGAAGACGGTGCTGCAAAGACACGTGTTGTTTGCCAGGAAAAAGAGAAGCCAATCTGTCATGAATCAGATATTACACCTGGGCAGAGACCACAGCAACAACTTGATCTTTCATCTGAAAGCTACAAAAGCATCTTCTCATCCAAGCACAGCTCCCCTGAAGTTATTATAAGTGAGGAGGTCACCTCCGTCATACACGAGAAGGAGCGAGAGTTTCAGCTGACTCCCACAGTTGACAGAGACATTGTGAAGAGGTCGTATAAGAAGGTAAAGAAGCAAGTGATTTCTACTCCAAGGAACCAGGAGCCTCCTGCTCAACAGACACACGCTCGTCACCTCAGCCCAAGTCAACTTCAGCTCTCCAGCTCACCTACAACCAACAGCTTCCTCACACAGCACAGAAGACGAGATCCTGGCTGTATATCGAAGTGTGTCTCCGCAGTGGGAGCACGTTTGTGTGACTGTCTGCAGTTCCCACGTCTGAGGAGCAGAAACCTGCTCGCAGAGAGCAGGGAGGTGCTGCTGAAGGCGCTTCAGGAGAGGCATGGAGCCCGGCTTCAGGAGAACCTTCTCTATCAGCAGCGACGCCGTCACTTTGACACTGATCCCAACAGAGTGCAGGATCATGACCAGGAGCCGACCATGACAGATACACATGAGCTCTCGTCTACAG ATGCATCAGCATTTCAAGGCGCCGCGGTTGGTGAGCCATGTTCTGACACCACAGCTTTGAGAGAAATGAGAAGCAAGCATTTTAACCTGAAGTCCAGTCTGAAGCCACAGCAGAGCCGGAAATGG AATGCTGACTCATTGAAGAGCCCTGTGGATGCTTCCGCCAGGCTCTCGGATGATATCCTCAGACTGAGTTCCCGTCCTCAGTTCCGCATGAACGTTGAACGTGATTATTTGTTCACATCCTCTCCCACCTCATGCTGGGGAGACAAAGCCTCAGCATCTCAGCAATGGGATGTCGGTCTCAACAGGGCTAAATGCAACGAGTCCGTCATTTTTGATTCCTTTGATAACAGCATTAGTGACCACACCAGAGCATTAAGAGAGAAGAGCTGTGGGCCTCAGTATAACGACACTAAACCCCTCTTTCCTTATCAAACACAGCTGAGAGATAGACACTCAGCAGGGCCAATGCACTTTCCCCAAGAGCAACACCCGTTTCAACctgacagattttctttcactccttccttctcctcccaaATTCACCATCCTAATCTGAGCAGCATTTTCCAGCCTTTTAACCAATCCAGTCCCGCTTTAACTTGCCCTCCCATCAGCTCCTACCACACAGACATGATCCACTACCCCCCGTCTCACGTGCTAGAAAGAGGCCCAGCACCTCGTCTTTCCTCTCTACCGAGCCCTGAGCTCTGGTCCTTCCCACCTATGAAACTGTACTGA